The following DNA comes from Pseudopipra pipra isolate bDixPip1 chromosome 14, bDixPip1.hap1, whole genome shotgun sequence.
GGGCAAGCTGGTGGGGGAGAGAGTTGGAATCTTGGAGCAGGGAAATGTCTCACCTCCATGGGGCCACCTGGAGCAGGGACAAGCCAGTCTCCTTGGTTttccctctgcagcacagctccattTTGGATGTGCTGTCCCCATGGGTGCCCATCACTCTCCCTTTCATCCCGTGGGTGCTGCTGTCCATGAAAGGAGTGTGCAGCCCTCAGGCCCAGGGGAGGGTGTGTGCAGCAGGAAGAACCAGCTCTCCAACAGGGATTCAGTTTGTAGGGGCTAGAATCATCTTGACTCCTAGTGTGGATGACTGAAATAACCCCTGTGCCAGCATAGAGACCAGCAGCATCCTCACCCCTTCCTTGTGTGGGTCCTCGTTGGTGCCCTGGGGTTGGGGTGCTGGCCTCTGGGATTGGGGTGTCTCTCTGCAGGGGTAACCAACAGATCCAAATGAGTTCTCTATCTTTGTCATGCAGTTCTGATGCCGCTGTTGGATCACTGCAGTGTGCAGCCTGATGCCAGGGTCGCCTCCCACCCCTTCTTTGGGCTGAATGCCCAGATCAGGTAAGGCCTGGAGATGTTCTCAGGGAAGGGATTGATTTTGCTGGCAGCAGGGATTTTGCATGTTCAGACAGCTAATGGAGGAGCTTGTTTGGGTTCCCTGAGTAGGCTCATTTGATAATGCCTCATTTGATAATCCATTTGATAATGGGTTTCCATAATGGCCTCTGGGTCAGGCTGACAGACCCAGCTCACCTCGATGTGGACAGGTCAGAAGTTCAGCCTGAAGCCTGTTGGTGTGCGTAGCGAGGGAGAGCAACGCGTGCATCCTCCCAGGGCAGGCTGTCTCCAACCAGTCTGGGCTCCCTGGACACATGGTCTTCCTCAGCACGCGAAGGCTCTCCCCTCGGgtcagggcagtgttccctCGTTTCATGGCTCTGCTTAACCTAAAAATAGACGGAGGCAGGAGATCTGGTGAAGGTGGCTGgccacagccaggcaggagccTATGAGTCCTTGCCTTATGTTCCCACACCAAAGCCCAACGCAGGGCTAAGCCCTCACCATCccatgaggaggaggaggaagagggtgCTGTGAGTAACAACCATCTTCCATAGCCAGTCGCCCGCCCTGAACCAGCTGACGTCCCTGTACGTGGGCAGGACACACGCCCTGTGGAAGGACCCAGCTGTCATGGCCTGGCTGGAGCCCCAGACCCATGAGGTGCTGCGGATGGTGGAGGCCCAGGACCCGCTGGTACAGGAGGCCGAGCACAAGTGAGTGCAGAGGGGCAGCAGATTCAGTGCCTGGGACAGAGTGGGACCAGGGACTGGCCTGGGCAGCAGTGACCCCGGGGTCACTCTCAGAGCCCCCCAGCTGCTGGTCTGATGCTGAGGGTTACACTGTGGGGCCAGGAGGGCAGAGGCTCTTCCATGCTTTTCACAAATGGGAATGAAGAGCTGGACCTGCACTTCACGTCCTGCACTGCTTTTCCTAGTCTTGGCTGTCACCTGTGCCCTGGAGATGTCCTGGAGAGGGTGGAGGGTGGCCTGGAGGGGCAGGGATCACCACACAGGGCAGGTGGGAGCTTAGGAACACTTGCCAAGTTCCTGCGCTGAGAAACAGGAGAGAGCCATCAGATGTTGTCCTAAACCAAGGTCAGCTCACTCTGCTGAGCACTCTGTGCCGCTCTCTGCTCTTTCTCTGGAGCTCAGCAGCTGCCTTTGGCTTACCCTAAGCCAGCTCCATCCAATATGGCCTGTCCCCTGGAGTCAGGGAAGCTGCTGACTCTGCACTTGGAGCAGCATAAATGGGAATTTGCCTGCTAAGGGCgccctgctctgtcccctccccGCCTCAGGAGGAAGATCCGGTACCAGAGCGCTCCCAGGAACATCTACCGGCACATCATCCTCTCGGAGATGAAGGAGGCCACGGCAGCCCTGCCTCTGGTGAGGGCCCTGATGGGGTAcaggggctgtggctgtgcGTGATGTGGTGGTGCTTGTGTCCTTGCTGGGCACATCTTAACCCCAGGCACCCACCAGACCTCAAGGTGCCCTCCCTACGGGCACAGCTTCTCCATGCCTCTGTGTTTGCTGCAGCTGGATGTGCAGCCTTCGTCCCTTCTCCTTcatcccttccttctccttcccctgcaggagGTGACCTCGCAGCCAGTAATGGGTTTtgaccccctccctcctctggactccaTCGTTTCTTACACCCGACCGGAAAGGTACCACCTCCACCCTGGTGCCTGTGCCGGCACAGCCGGCATGTTCCCATGTTCCCGGCACACCCTCAGCCCCGGGCCAGGCTGCATGTGGGCACTCAGTACTGACATCCTCCTCCATGGCAGAGGAAGGGCCGTGGTGCTCCTGACAGGCAGAGCTACAGGACAGACTGGTCCAGCCACTTCCCATGGTGGTCACTGGGAGCTGTTCCCAGCAATAGGGCAAAAGCCAGGGAAAACACGGGCTGTGGCTGAACTGGGGGAGTTTGGGGTAAATAGAGGTTTAAGTACACCCAGTCCTGGGTTACACACTGACTCACTCAGCAGAGCtggtagaatcacagaatcctggaatggtttgggttggaagggaccttgaagctcaTCATGTTCCTCACCATAGGCAGGTACACCTTCcccaagctccatccaacctggctttggtAGTGCTCTTAGCAACTGGTTTGCTCGGAGTTGCAGCTGCCTGGATCAGAAACCCCTGGAAATCCCCCCATTCCCTCCCTCGGGTCTGGCTCCGTCAGGGCCGTGGTTCTCCCAGTCCTGCCATATTCCCTTGAGCAGTGACGAACTGAGCTGTCCCTTCATCAGGGTGCCACTTGTGTCTTGCAGGACAAGCCATCCCTCCAATGAAAGCACTTTATCCCTCTTTTTCCGCTCGCTGTTGCCAAATTTTAACTTGCAGGTGGGTGCATGCTGGGCTGTGGGCACATGGTTCCCactccaggagcagctgctggcagcagcctggTGCTGGTTTGGCACCGGCGTTGTCTGTGTCCCTGccaccacagcactgctgtcTTGCAGGGGGACATCCGGCACGACGGGGACGACGAgggcggggcagggcaggacctTAACCAGGGGGTGAACAGGCTGATGGCGGCCATGCGGGACATGCTGGCCAACATCCAGTTCCAGGAGCCCCCCCGCGATGACAATCCCGAAGGCGATGGGGACTGGGATTGAGCCCGGGGTGTGTCTCTCCTCAAACCTTCTGACATCATTTCCCAATTTGTGTTGCACTCCAATAAAGTCACACAAATGCACTTGCTGTGGGAATGGGCTTTTTCCGGGGAGGGCGGCTGAATCCCTGGGATGGCCCTGTCCAGGGAGGGGGATTGAATCCACAGGGATGAGCCCTGTCCAGGGAGGGGAGCTGCCTCCCTGggcctctctcctctctcaacAGGGGACAAGGACTATCTGAGCATGTCCGAGCTAATCGGCAGCAGCTGTCCCTTGTCCCCATGGCAGCTTTAGTCCCCTTCTGGCCTCTTCCACACACaattcccatcccattcccctCCCCGTTCTTCTGGCTATTGTCCTTAATTCCCAGAGGGGTTTCTTTGccctctcctccagctcctttgTGCTTCCTGCAGCTTCCTTCCCTCCACAAAACATTCTGCACCCTCTCACCACACTGACCCTTCCAAAGGTCTTGGAGTGCCCTATGCCACTAGAATTGTGCACTGATcagcttttccagctttttaaTTGTGTTTGTAGCAGAAATCATCCCCCCTCTTTGTTTCTCCATCCTTTATTTCCCCACCTTCACCTTGTAGAGCCAGGTTTGAGGTCAGCCACACTCAAACCTTAACTCATCTTTGTTCCCAcaaagctttttccttttttttgccgAGTAATGGTGAATATGTGGATTAAGTCCTTGTTTCTGCTGTGTTGTCTCCCTAGGGGATGGAGCCAGGGTAGGTTGGCTGGGTGCAAACCCCAGATCTCAAGCCAGCCCATCGCAGCTCTGTTCCCCACTGGCACATGCAAATCCCATGGTGTCCTAATCCCTGTAGCTTGGCACTGTGGCAGCACAGGACCCCATTCCCAATGTATCCAGCTGAACCATTTTCATCCATGCCGGAGGGAAGGGCTTCCCAACGGAAGTGGATAACCGTGGGATCAGCCTTTCATGAAGCTGTGAATGGCTCTTTGgcagctgagcagctccaggcatCAACACGGACCCAAGGCACATGATGGTCAGATGGGGTCTGTGTCCCCGCCTGCCTGGGATCCCTGTGGCACCAGGCTCTGCAGTGTCCCATTTAATCATGTCTTTGACGATTCATATCAGATCCCATGCCTGCCCCATGGCGAAACACCTTCCCCggggctctggggctgggaCCCCTCCCAGTTCCAATGTGTGGGGCAGCTTTGTTCCTGCAGTGGGCAGGGTCTCATGGGGGTCCCCAGGGTGTGTGGACACCCCAGGGTGTATGGATGACCCCCAGGGCACATGAACCCCTGTAGGACATACAGGCCTGCAGGGCACATGGGACCCCTCAAGTCACACAGTCCCCCAGAGTGCCTCCAGCATATCTAGGACCCCAGGACATATGGAGACTCGAGGTGCCTCGTccccccagggcacagaggaCCTCTATGGCACACAACCCCCCACAGTGCATGACCCCAGGGATGCATGGACCCTCCCAGGGCATTTATGACTCCTGGGCACATGGTGACCCCAAGCAGTCACGTCCACCAGGGCCATCCTGGAGgtctggcagccctggccttgGCAGTGGCCCCACTCGCTGCCAGGGTGCCACCGTCATGCAGATACCCACCCTCCTCGGGAGGAGGAGCCACGAGAGTCGGCTTTAAAATGGGGTAGAGAAAGGGCCCTTTCTTCCCAGCACCCTGGGCCGGCGGGCGTAGGACGTGGGGCAGCGCTGGCACAGAGAGTGGCTGCCACGCTGGGGGGTCCCGGCGGGCACGCGACACCCTCGGCACACCCCACACCTCCCATCCCCAGTTCCTCTGTGTCCCCTCGGCCTTGCCGCCGGGCGCCACAGGAGCACTGGCGGGGCACAACAGGGGCTCGAGGGGTGTGTGGGTGCCACAGGGTGCCCCGGGGCTGAGGCAGGGGCCATGTCGACACTGGCCCCCCTGCGTCTGCTGCGCGAGCCCTGGAACGCCAGCGAGGGCAACCAGAGCAACACCACAGTCGGAGCCAGCAGCGGCTGGTGCCAGGGGCTGGACATTCCCAATGAGCTGTTTCTGGCACTTGGGCTGGTGAGCCTGGTGGAGAACCTGCTGGTAGTGGCTGCCATCCTGAAGAACAGAAACCTGCACTCACCCACCTACTACTTCATCTGCTGCCTGGCGGTGTCTGACATGCTGGTGAGCATCAGCAACCTGGCGGAGATGCTCttcatgctgctgctggagcacgGGGTGCTGGTGATGCGCCCCAGCATTGTCCGCCACATGGACAACGTCATCGACATGCTCATCTGCAGCTCTGTTGtgtcctccctctccttcctggGGGTCATCGCTGTTGACCGCTACATCACCATCTTCTACGCCCTGCGCTACCACAGCATCATGACGCTGCAGAGGGCTGTGGTGACCATGGCCAGCATCTGGCTGGCCAGCACCGTCTCCAGCACCGTCCTCATCACCTACTACCACAGCAACACCATCCTCCTCTGCCTCATcagcttcttcctcttcatGCTGATCCTCATGCTGGTGCTCTACATACACATGTTTGCCCTGGCCCGCCACCACCTCCACAGCATCTCCAGCCAGCAGAAGCCTCCCACTGCCCaccacggtggcagcctgaaggGCGCTGTCACCCTCACCATCCTCCTGGGGGTCTTCTTCATCTGCTGGGGGCCCTTCTTCTTCCACCTCATCCTTATTGTCATCTGCCCCACCAACCCCTTCTGCACCTGCTTCTTCAGTTACTTCAACCTCTTTCTCATCCTCATCATCTGTAACTCGGTGATTGATCCCCTCATCTATGCCTTCCGGAGCCAAGAGCTCCGACGGACGCTGCGGGAGGTGGTGACGTGCTCCTGGTAGGCAGCGGGACGCGGTACCGGCACGGCCATCCCTGCCCCGAAACGGACGGATAGATGGACTGGTGAATGGATGGGATGAGCCGCGGGATGCCCCCGTCCGGGCTCGCAGCTCGCGGTTCCCAATAAAGGCTCTTTGCAGTGACGCTGTGGCTGGCATCGGGCAGCCCCGGGCAGCCCCGAGGGGGACGGCCCCTCCCTGCCTATTCCCGGCTCAGTTGCTCCCAGTGGGGACCGGCTGGGACCGGGAGGAACCGGCAGGGCGGCGGGAGGCTGGTTTCCACGCGGGGGGCGGCCGTGGCCGCCCCCGGACAAAGGGCCCATCCCTGTCGTCTTTGTTCTCGGGCCGCGCCCGCCACCGCCCAccccggcaccggcaccggcccTGTCCCCGATGCCGCGGGGGCTCCCGGCGACCCGACCACCCGGGTTGGTCTCTCCGTGTCTTGTCCCTATCTCCCCGTTATGGGACGCTGTTTGGGGGGTGTCCCGTGTGCATGTCCCctccgccccgccgccgccgctgccgccgccgccgccccagGATGCTCCCGACGATGCTGCGCGGTCCCGGGATGCCCCCAT
Coding sequences within:
- the MC1R gene encoding melanocyte-stimulating hormone receptor — translated: MSTLAPLRLLREPWNASEGNQSNTTVGASSGWCQGLDIPNELFLALGLVSLVENLLVVAAILKNRNLHSPTYYFICCLAVSDMLVSISNLAEMLFMLLLEHGVLVMRPSIVRHMDNVIDMLICSSVVSSLSFLGVIAVDRYITIFYALRYHSIMTLQRAVVTMASIWLASTVSSTVLITYYHSNTILLCLISFFLFMLILMLVLYIHMFALARHHLHSISSQQKPPTAHHGGSLKGAVTLTILLGVFFICWGPFFFHLILIVICPTNPFCTCFFSYFNLFLILIICNSVIDPLIYAFRSQELRRTLREVVTCSW